A DNA window from Impatiens glandulifera chromosome 7, dImpGla2.1, whole genome shotgun sequence contains the following coding sequences:
- the LOC124910412 gene encoding uncharacterized protein LOC124910412, giving the protein MNSSELQIWNNAAFDTGEFENTRKTSFFLDQSDFPDSSSIKENRNPISVKTPAKGNPLQQPIGNSFLIPNPQFQNPEEIRDEKKIDSEMEEIKKEITRLTSRLEALRLEKAELRIKALDKLGRMVPAKFKEQKQTVNVRPTRGFSLGPSEIGGGFRRGVSMGPAEIYSASKSKQLGKQETVFTPVHRRKSCFLKLDDVDEDRAMIGLSFTVDSKPPRRTITKTPTQRQAATTVGLKKEASRTVGMSSSSIQPKKLFSKEVDKSQPINKIMPGRIVASRYNQSSSVSKSAIRKRSFPENDEETMMKKTGNSGKKKWEIPSEIMIQGNNVYDGISPRGILMPNRIRTVRRIESETPRDSGPAKRVVDLVGRRSFFYDGVEDDDGDESVSKMLNFAEEEEDDQK; this is encoded by the coding sequence ATGAATTCCTCGGAGCTTCAAATTTGGAACAATGCCGCTTTCGACACTGGCGAGTTTGAGAATACTAGAAAAACAAGTTTCTTCTTGGATCAATCAGATTTCCCCGATTCTTCTTCAATCAAAGAAAATCGGAATCCCATTTCCGTCAAAACTCCGGCGAAAGGAAACCCACTTCAACAACCCATCGGAAATTCGTTCTTGATTCCCAATCCACAATTTCAAAACCCGGAAGAAATTCGCGACGAGAAGAAGATAGATTCCGAAATGGAGGAAATCAAGAAGGAGATTACCAGATTAACTTCGAGATTGGAAGCTCTCCGATTGGAGAAGGCTGAACTGAGAATCAAAGCGCTAGATAAACTAGGACGGATGGTACCCGCAAAATTCAAGGAACAGAAACAGACTGTAAATGTTCGTCCGACAAGAGGGTTTAGTTTGGGACCATCGGAAATCGGTGGAGGATTCCGGCGAGGAGTTAGTATGGGACCGGCGGAAATCTATTCCGCCTCAAAATCGAAGCAATTGGGTAAACAAGAAACTGTTTTTACCCCTGTTCACCGTCGGAAATCATGTTTCTTGAAGCTGgatgatgttgatgaagatAGAGCAATGATTGGTTTAAGTTTCACTGTTGATTCAAAGCCGCCGAGAAGAACTATAACAAAGACTCCAACTCAAAGGCAAGCGGCCACAACTGTCGGATTGAAAAAAGAAGCATCAAGAACCGTTGGTATGTCTTCATCTTCAATCCAACCAAAGAAGTTGTTTAGTAAAGAAGTAGATAAATCTCAACCGATTAATAAGATAATGCCGGGGAGAATTGTGGCAAGTCGTTATAACCAGAGTAGTTCTGTTTCGAAATCTGCAATAAGGAAACGGTCATTTCCTGAGAACGATGAAGAGACGATGATGAAGAAAACAGGGAATTCAGGTAAGAAGAAATGGGAGATTCCAAGTGAGATTATGATACAGGGGAATAATGTTTATGATGGAATATCTCCAAGAGGAATTCTAATGCCTAATAGGATTAGAACGGTTAGAAGAATTGAAAGTGAAACTCCAAGGGATTCAGGTCCGGCAAAGAGAGTGGTGGATCTTGTCGGAAGAAGGTCTTTCTTTTATGATGGAGTGGAGGATGATGATGGTGATGAATCTGTTTCCAAGATGTTGAATtttgcagaagaagaagaagatgatcagaagtga